TCAGGTCGGGTCGGATGGTGAGGGTGGACGCCTCGCGCTCCAGCTTCGCGATGGCCTCGGCGGTGCCGGGAGGTGCGGCCACCCACTCCGGGCTGAGCCGGACGGCGATGGTCCAGCGGGCGCCGAGCTGTCGGGCGGCTTCGATCGGGAGGTTCGCCCGCAGCCCGCCGTCGTACAGGACCTCGTTGTCGCGGATCACCGGCGGGAACAGTCCGGGAATGGCGACGCTCGCCCGCAATGCGTCGGCCAGTGATCCACTGGTGATCACGACGGTCTTGCCGCTCCGCACGTCCGTGGCCACCGCACCGAACCGGATCGGCAGCTCCTCGATGCGTTGCACGGTCTCCAGCCGGCTCAGGGTCTCGCTCAGCGCTTGGGAGTCGAGGATCCCGAGCCGCGGGGTCAGGGTGAGTCGACCGACCGCCGCCCAGCTGCTGGACAGCATGAGTTCCTCGATCTCGTCCAGCGGCGTCCCGGACGCATAGGCGGCACCCACCAGGGCGCCGGCGCTCGTCCCGGCGACGACCTCGGGGTACAGGCCACGGGCGTTGAGGGCCTGCAGGACGCCGAGGTGCGCGGCACCCAGGACGGCGCCACCACCCAGGGCCAGGCCCAGCCCGGGGGTGGTCATCGTCTCGCCTCGACCGCGCGGCGTCCGGGCAACTCCTGTGCCCGGGTGGGGTTCAGGCCGTCCAGAAGCAGGCTCAGGTAGCGCCGGCGAGTGCCCTGGTCGGTATCCAGCAGTCCGGGGACGGCGGTGACCATGGCGAGCAGGGCCGGCACGTCATCGGGATCGAGGTCGGGACGCAGGTTGCCGGCGGCCTGCGCCCGAGCGATGGTGTCGCGCAGTTCCTCGTCGCGGGCCAGGAACTCGCTGGTCACCGAGGCGATGTTGCCGATCGACTCGACGACGCCGCGCTCCCGCTCGAGCAGGTCGACCAGGCGTTCGGCGACCGACAGCAGATCGTCCCGGGACGCGTCCGAGGCGCAGAACTCGGTGAGCAGCGGACGAACCTCCTCGACGAACACCCGCTCCATGACCGCCTCGGCCAACTTCTCCCGGTTCGGGAAGTGCCGGTAGAGGGTGGCGATGCCGACCCCGGCCTCCTTGGCGATCAGGTTCAACGTGGTCGATCCCGGACGCCGCAGTGCCTCGCGGGCAGCCGCGAGGATCCGTCCGATGCTGGAGGCGGCGTCGGCGCGCAGCGCCTGCAAGGGTCCAGTGGTATCCGATAGCACACTCTCATTTTGATAGTGAGCTATCACTTCTGTCAACCAGGTCGGTGGCGCGGCCTCGAGTTCAGTGCGTTCCCGTGGGTGGCTGCGGTCGGTCAGGCCTGGTGCCTCCGATCAGCCCCGGCGACGCTCGGACGGCTGGGGCCGCTACTCGCCGTGGCCGGCGTTGGCTGCCGTGCGGGGAAGCAGGGGAATGATGGCGAGGACGGCCAGGCAGACGATTCCCACCACGATGAGGCAGACCTGCATGGCGTGGGCCATGTCGGTGCCGTAGGCCAACCAGATCGAGGTGATCACGGCTGAGCCGATCGCGCCGGCGAGTTGCTGGACGGCCGACAGGCTGCCACCGGCCGAGCCGGCCTCGTCGGGGGACGCGTCGCCCACGGCGATGTCGAACAGAGTGCCGAAGGTCAGCCCCATGCCGAGGCCGGTGACCACCATCGGCCCCACCAGATCCCAGGTTCCCAGTGC
The nucleotide sequence above comes from Propionicimonas paludicola. Encoded proteins:
- a CDS encoding patatin-like phospholipase family protein, which produces MTTPGLGLALGGGAVLGAAHLGVLQALNARGLYPEVVAGTSAGALVGAAYASGTPLDEIEELMLSSSWAAVGRLTLTPRLGILDSQALSETLSRLETVQRIEELPIRFGAVATDVRSGKTVVITSGSLADALRASVAIPGLFPPVIRDNEVLYDGGLRANLPIEAARQLGARWTIAVRLSPEWVAAPPGTAEAIAKLEREASTLTIRPDLRGLSKWSPADVPQLIEAGRAAAEDVLRNFHSFDTIGDHLVAGRLADRSAA
- a CDS encoding TetR/AcrR family transcriptional regulator, with amino-acid sequence MLSDTTGPLQALRADAASSIGRILAAAREALRRPGSTTLNLIAKEAGVGIATLYRHFPNREKLAEAVMERVFVEEVRPLLTEFCASDASRDDLLSVAERLVDLLERERGVVESIGNIASVTSEFLARDEELRDTIARAQAAGNLRPDLDPDDVPALLAMVTAVPGLLDTDQGTRRRYLSLLLDGLNPTRAQELPGRRAVEARR